In Myxococcota bacterium, the sequence AGGTCAGAATCGATCGCTGGCTGTGCGCGGCGCGGATCTTGAAGTCGCGCACCCAGGCCACCCAGGCCTGCGCGGGCGGGCGCGTGCGGGTGAACGACGAGAGCGTGAAGCCGCACTTCGCGGTCCGGGTCGGAGATCGTGTGCGCGTGCAGGCCGACCACGGGCTGCGGATCGTCGAAGTCACGGGGCTGGCCGAGAAGCGCCAGTCGCCGGCGCTGGCGCGCACGCTGTTCAACGACCACTCGCCCCCGCCGGTGCCGCGGCCCGCGCGCATGCCGCGCCGCGAGGCCGGCGCGGGCCGCCCGACCAAGCGCGAGCGCAGAGACCTGCAGCGCTTCCGTGGACGCCCGGAGGACTAGGAGTCGGTCAGTGGAGGCGCGGCGCGCTGCGCGCGAGCTCCACCAGCTGGGCCCGCACCGCTTCCGCGCCCGGGTCACCGGGCGCCAGCGCCAGGAACTTGCGCAGGTCGGCTTCGGCGGCCGAGAAGCACTCGAGCCGTGCGAAGATGAGTCCCCGGTCGCGCAGCTCCAAGGGCGCCTCGGGCGCGAGCATGAGGATGCGCTCGGTGCAGTCGAGCGCGCGCTGCCAGTCTTCGCGCGCCAGCCAGATCTGCTTCAGGTTGCGCAGCACGCGCGCCAGCACCTGGCGCGGGGGCGTGGGCTCGAGCAGGCTCGGATCGAGCGGCACGTCCGCGCCCGCCGCGGCGCGCAGCCGCGCCTCGCAGTCCGAGCGAGTCACGATCGTGCCCGCGAACGGGTCCACCAGGATCTCCTCGACGCCGCCGGCGCGCACCAGGAAGTGACCCGGAAATCCGACGCCGCGCGCGGGCACGCCGAGCCGGCCGGCCACCGCGACCCAGACGATCGCGAGCGTGATCGGAATGCCGGTGCGCCGCTCGAGCACGTCGTTCAGGAAGCTGTTGCGCGCGTCGTAGTAGTCCTCGCGGTTGCCGCGGAAGCGGCACTCCCGGTACAGGAAGTCGTTCAGCCGCTCCACGCACTCCAGCGCGCTCGGCGCGCGAGTCACTCGCGAGGCCACCGCGGAGGCCAGGTCGTCGAGCCGGGCCAGGCAGGCCGGCACGTCGAGCTCGGGATACTCCTCGGCGGCGATCCAGAGCGCCGCCTCGGCCAGGTCGATGCGTGCGTCGGCGAGCGCCGCGATCCGTCCGAACTGGACGCGCGCGGGTGAGTCGAGCACGGTGCGGCGGGGCGCGGGCCTCAGCCCTTCCCCGCGACCTCCGTCTCGAGATAGCGCACGATGTCGGCCGACTCGTGCATCCAGCGCGACTTGCCGCCGTCCTCGATGCGCAGGCACGGCACCATCTGCCGGCCGGTGGCGGCGACGAGCTCCTCGCGGTACTTCGCCTGTTGGTGGATGTCGCGCAGCTCGATTTCGAGCGACAGCCGGGTCATGGCCGAGCGCACGCGGTCGCAGTAGGGACAGCCGTCGAAGTGATACAGCGAGAGGCCGGGAACCTTCATCTTCTCCCCGCAGCGGAGGGCGCGTCGGAGCTTACTTCACGGCGAGCCAGTAAGGTACCCGTGGCGATGCGTCGCCTCGCGCTCCTGTTCGCCGTGCTGCTCCTGGCCTGCGCCCCGTTCGCGCCGGCGCCGCCGCAGCCGGCCGCGCCCGCGCCGCCGCCCGCCGGGCCGACCGAGCCGCC encodes:
- a CDS encoding RNA-binding S4 domain-containing protein, whose product is VRIDRWLCAARILKSRTQATQACAGGRVRVNDESVKPHFAVRVGDRVRVQADHGLRIVEVTGLAEKRQSPALARTLFNDHSPPPVPRPARMPRREAGAGRPTKRERRDLQRFRGRPED
- a CDS encoding tetratricopeptide repeat protein, with the translated sequence MLDSPARVQFGRIAALADARIDLAEAALWIAAEEYPELDVPACLARLDDLASAVASRVTRAPSALECVERLNDFLYRECRFRGNREDYYDARNSFLNDVLERRTGIPITLAIVWVAVAGRLGVPARGVGFPGHFLVRAGGVEEILVDPFAGTIVTRSDCEARLRAAAGADVPLDPSLLEPTPPRQVLARVLRNLKQIWLAREDWQRALDCTERILMLAPEAPLELRDRGLIFARLECFSAAEADLRKFLALAPGDPGAEAVRAQLVELARSAPRLH
- a CDS encoding glutathione S-transferase N-terminal domain-containing protein; the encoded protein is MKVPGLSLYHFDGCPYCDRVRSAMTRLSLEIELRDIHQQAKYREELVAATGRQMVPCLRIEDGGKSRWMHESADIVRYLETEVAGKG